Proteins encoded in a region of the Paramagnetospirillum magneticum AMB-1 genome:
- the lexA gene encoding transcriptional repressor LexA — protein sequence MLTRKQYELLMFIDERLRATGISPSFDEMKDALDLKSKSGIHRLITGLEERGFIRRLAHRARALEVVRLPENRNDQTLPPPAKAFAPNVIKGGFAASQLAGAPVAGPSDSVTLPLYGKIAAGTPIEALRDHSNSVDIPASMLGSGNHYALTVDGDSMIEAGINDGDTVVIRSCDSAETGTIVVALVDDTEVTLKRLRRKGTSVALEPANKAYETRVLPPDRVKVQGRLVGLLRRY from the coding sequence ATGCTGACCCGCAAGCAATACGAACTGTTGATGTTCATCGACGAACGGCTTCGCGCCACCGGCATCTCCCCCTCGTTCGACGAGATGAAGGACGCGCTGGATCTCAAGTCCAAGTCGGGTATCCATCGCCTGATCACCGGGCTGGAGGAACGCGGCTTCATCCGCCGCCTCGCCCACCGCGCCCGCGCCCTGGAAGTGGTCCGCCTGCCGGAAAACCGCAACGACCAGACCCTGCCGCCGCCGGCCAAGGCCTTCGCCCCCAACGTGATCAAGGGCGGATTCGCCGCGTCGCAACTGGCCGGGGCGCCGGTGGCCGGTCCGTCCGATTCCGTCACCTTGCCCCTTTACGGCAAGATCGCCGCCGGCACGCCCATCGAGGCGCTGCGCGATCACTCCAACTCCGTCGATATTCCCGCCTCCATGCTGGGCAGCGGCAACCACTACGCCCTGACCGTGGACGGCGATTCCATGATCGAAGCCGGCATCAACGACGGCGACACCGTGGTGATCCGCTCGTGCGACAGCGCCGAGACCGGCACCATCGTGGTCGCCCTGGTGGACGATACCGAGGTCACCTTGAAGCGCCTGCGCCGCAAGGGCACGTCGGTGGCCCTGGAACCCGCCAACAAGGCCTACGAGACCCGCGTCCTGCCCCCCGACCGGGTCAAGGTCCAGGGTCGGCTGGTCGGCCTGCTCCGGAGGTACTGA
- a CDS encoding branched-chain amino acid ABC transporter permease, giving the protein MNRLPRRLSLLLLVLLAALALFPAWGPLAFSAKYAFLLQKLTGIMILAILAMSLDLLVGVAGLVSLGHAAFFGLGGYMLALLSPQYEAANAWVVLPAAMGAVAAVSAVVGFLAIRTAGIYFIMVTLAFGQMGYYFFNDSKLAGGSDGAYIYVKPNVEAFGITLVNLESKQAFFFVVLGCLVAVYLWLRVVLASPFGRVLAAIGVNEGRVRGLGFNPMVYKLVAFALAGALAGLAGFLAATQYGFVSPAMLGWHQSGHVLVMVILGGMGTLFGPVLGAFILELAHFGLEAVTEHWLLPMGVLVITIVLALPKGVAGLLLQWCGKKGEGEP; this is encoded by the coding sequence ATGAACCGTCTTCCCCGCCGGCTTTCCCTGCTTCTCCTGGTGCTGCTGGCGGCCCTGGCGCTGTTCCCGGCCTGGGGGCCGCTGGCCTTTTCCGCCAAATACGCCTTCCTGCTGCAAAAGCTGACCGGCATCATGATCCTGGCCATCCTGGCCATGAGCCTCGACCTGCTGGTGGGCGTGGCCGGGCTGGTCAGCCTGGGGCACGCGGCGTTCTTCGGCCTGGGCGGCTACATGCTGGCCCTGCTGAGCCCGCAATACGAGGCGGCCAATGCCTGGGTGGTGCTGCCCGCCGCCATGGGGGCGGTGGCGGCGGTCTCGGCGGTGGTGGGCTTTCTGGCCATCCGCACCGCCGGCATCTACTTCATCATGGTCACCCTGGCCTTCGGGCAGATGGGCTATTATTTCTTCAATGATTCCAAGCTGGCCGGCGGCTCGGACGGGGCCTACATCTACGTCAAGCCGAATGTGGAGGCCTTCGGGATCACCCTGGTCAACCTGGAGAGCAAGCAGGCCTTCTTCTTCGTGGTCCTGGGCTGCCTGGTGGCGGTTTATCTGTGGCTTCGCGTGGTGCTGGCCTCGCCCTTCGGCCGGGTGCTGGCCGCCATCGGCGTCAACGAGGGGCGGGTGCGCGGCCTGGGCTTCAATCCCATGGTCTACAAGCTGGTGGCCTTCGCCCTGGCAGGAGCCCTGGCCGGTCTGGCGGGCTTTCTGGCGGCCACCCAGTACGGCTTCGTCAGCCCCGCCATGCTGGGCTGGCATCAATCGGGCCATGTGCTGGTGATGGTCATCCTGGGCGGCATGGGCACCCTGTTCGGCCCGGTGCTGGGGGCCTTCATCCTGGAACTGGCCCATTTCGGCCTGGAAGCGGTGACCGAGCATTGGCTGCTGCCCATGGGCGTGCTGGTGATCACCATCGTGCTCGCCCTGCCCAAGGGCGTGGCGGGGTTGTTGCTGCAATGGTGCGGCAAGAAAGGGGAGGGGGAGCCATGA
- a CDS encoding branched-chain amino acid ABC transporter permease: MDFWFFLIQVLNGVQYGLLLFLVASGLTLIFGIMGIINLAHGAFYMLGAYLAYWLARTTGSLGAAVLLSLPIAAAIGYGIEALLVRTLYRRDHLDQVLLTYGLILIFNEATRMIWGADVHGVAVPAALNWSIRLTDTLSYPVYRLMLSGVCAVLAVGMYLVITRTRFGMWVRAGASNRDMVAALGINVKLLFGVVFALGAALAGLAGAISTPITSVAPGMGDSVLILCFVVVVIGGVGSIKGAFLGAMLIGLADTFGKVFAPDFASFTVYGVMAAVLLWKPRGLFS; the protein is encoded by the coding sequence ATGGATTTCTGGTTTTTCCTGATTCAGGTGCTGAACGGCGTCCAATACGGGCTGCTGCTGTTCCTGGTCGCCTCCGGGCTGACCCTGATCTTCGGCATCATGGGCATCATCAATCTGGCCCATGGCGCCTTCTACATGCTGGGCGCCTATCTGGCCTATTGGCTGGCCCGGACCACCGGCAGCCTCGGTGCGGCGGTGCTGCTGTCGCTGCCCATCGCCGCCGCCATCGGCTATGGCATCGAGGCCCTGCTGGTTCGCACCCTGTATCGCCGCGACCATCTGGATCAGGTGCTGCTGACCTATGGTCTGATCCTGATCTTCAACGAGGCCACCCGCATGATCTGGGGGGCCGATGTGCACGGCGTGGCGGTGCCCGCCGCGCTCAACTGGTCCATCCGGCTGACCGACACTCTGTCCTATCCCGTCTACCGCCTGATGCTGTCGGGGGTCTGCGCCGTGCTGGCCGTCGGCATGTATTTGGTCATTACCCGGACCCGCTTCGGCATGTGGGTGCGGGCCGGGGCCTCCAATCGCGACATGGTGGCGGCGCTGGGCATCAACGTGAAGCTGCTGTTCGGCGTGGTGTTCGCCCTGGGCGCCGCCCTGGCCGGACTGGCCGGAGCCATCTCGACGCCCATCACCTCGGTGGCGCCGGGCATGGGGGATTCCGTGTTGATCCTGTGCTTCGTGGTGGTGGTGATCGGCGGCGTCGGCTCCATCAAGGGCGCCTTTCTCGGCGCCATGCTGATCGGTCTGGCCGACACCTTCGGCAAGGTCTTCGCCCCCGATTTCGCCAGTTTCACCGTCTATGGCGTGATGGCGGCGGTGCTATTGTGGAAGCCCCGGGGGCTGTTCTCATGA
- a CDS encoding sensor histidine kinase, protein MASVAMDYNRFKASRWRLVALLLFVNASVLGLAWISLDASYRQYQDRAAVSSRNTNRLVSQSIAGDIGQIDLALRSASDEVTRVYRSGGAIAGPEMTGFLARLQSRLKMADGLRFTNAAGVVIASADMSGYGTDIGDREYFLAHRDNPGFGLAISPPTLGRISNKWVLIFARRLEYADGSFAGIVFAPVTISWFEQKFNNLEVGPQGTVVMRGDASRNFDLLARFPHAGYVGQTTVSNTFRERITANPQGGTYEASAGADNIRRTFSYQPIANYPLITLVGMATEDYLGEWRKEGIKVIVLAGAFIIVTTLGGFGMLRSWRTLELQTDELARSNADLEQFAYVASHDLQTPLRNIASYAQLLARRYEGRLDKDADEFIGYIVGGAKHMSSMIPDLLDYARVSRSPPEFVPVDLNAVVKSVLTNLGPDLQASGATVTMDALPVVLAEARQAESLFQNLLENALIYRKPDAPPQIEIKATLEPKGLWLISVRDNGIGIEPAYFEKIFVIFQRLEPARFPGGTGIGLALCRRIVHRFGGSIWVESEPQKGTTFNFTLRPSTGS, encoded by the coding sequence GTGGCAAGCGTCGCTATGGATTACAACAGGTTCAAGGCCTCTCGCTGGCGGTTGGTGGCGTTGCTGCTGTTCGTCAATGCGTCCGTGCTGGGCTTGGCCTGGATTTCCCTCGATGCCAGCTACCGGCAATACCAGGACCGCGCCGCGGTTTCGTCGCGCAACACCAACCGCCTAGTCTCGCAGAGCATTGCTGGCGACATCGGTCAGATCGATCTGGCCCTGCGCAGTGCCAGCGACGAGGTGACGCGTGTCTACCGGTCCGGCGGCGCTATTGCCGGCCCGGAGATGACCGGCTTCCTCGCCCGGCTGCAAAGCCGCCTGAAGATGGCGGACGGCCTTCGGTTCACCAATGCGGCCGGCGTGGTGATCGCCAGTGCCGACATGTCCGGATATGGGACCGATATCGGTGACCGCGAGTATTTCCTCGCCCATCGCGACAATCCGGGATTCGGCCTGGCCATCTCGCCGCCGACTCTGGGTCGCATCAGCAACAAATGGGTGCTGATCTTCGCGAGGCGTCTGGAATACGCTGATGGCAGCTTCGCCGGCATCGTCTTTGCCCCGGTGACCATTTCCTGGTTCGAGCAGAAATTCAACAATCTCGAGGTGGGGCCGCAGGGCACGGTGGTCATGCGCGGCGACGCCTCGCGCAATTTCGATCTGCTGGCCCGCTTTCCCCATGCGGGCTATGTGGGGCAGACCACGGTCTCCAACACCTTCCGCGAGCGGATCACCGCCAACCCGCAAGGGGGGACCTACGAGGCCTCGGCGGGCGCCGACAATATCCGGCGGACCTTCTCGTACCAGCCCATCGCCAATTACCCCCTGATCACCCTGGTGGGCATGGCCACCGAGGATTACCTGGGCGAATGGCGCAAGGAGGGCATCAAGGTGATCGTCCTGGCCGGCGCCTTCATCATCGTCACCACATTGGGCGGATTCGGCATGTTGCGCAGTTGGCGCACCTTGGAACTGCAGACCGATGAACTGGCGCGGTCCAATGCCGATCTCGAGCAGTTCGCCTACGTGGCGTCCCACGACCTGCAGACGCCGCTGCGCAACATCGCCAGCTATGCGCAATTGCTGGCACGGCGCTACGAGGGGCGGCTGGACAAGGATGCCGACGAGTTCATCGGCTACATCGTCGGCGGCGCCAAGCACATGTCGTCGATGATTCCCGATCTTCTCGACTATGCCCGCGTTTCGCGCTCGCCGCCGGAATTCGTGCCGGTGGATCTCAATGCGGTGGTCAAATCGGTGCTGACCAATCTCGGCCCGGATCTGCAGGCTTCGGGCGCCACCGTCACCATGGACGCGCTTCCCGTGGTTCTGGCCGAGGCGCGGCAGGCGGAAAGCCTGTTCCAGAACCTGCTGGAAAACGCGCTGATCTACCGCAAGCCCGATGCGCCCCCGCAGATCGAGATCAAGGCCACGCTGGAGCCCAAGGGGCTGTGGCTCATCTCGGTCCGCGACAACGGCATCGGCATCGAGCCGGCCTATTTCGAGAAGATCTTCGTCATCTTCCAGCGGCTGGAACCGGCCCGCTTCCCCGGTGGAACCGGCATCGGCCTGGCGCTGTGCCGCCGCATCGTGCACCGGTTCGGCGGCTCCATCTGGGTGGAGTCCGAACCCCAGAAAGGCACCACCTTCAACTTCACGCTCCGCCCCAGCACGGGAAGCTGA
- a CDS encoding ABC transporter ATP-binding protein, giving the protein MSVSPFLFETKGLTKAFGGLIAVNSVSIGFREREAHAIIGPNGAGKSTFVNLLTGHLPASGGHVMFRGADITRLPAHRVARLGIGRSYQKTNIFPSFTCFENCRLAAQSLLTTSLRFLRPATAYREVSARASEALERAGLDSKAGRMAGTMSYGEQRQLEIAMVLATAPQVLVLDEPLAGMGKEESEGMVGLLRDLAETYTLILIEHDMDAVFAIARVLSVMVNGSLLESGPLEQIRASKAVQDAYLGDGAEAY; this is encoded by the coding sequence ATGAGCGTCTCTCCCTTTCTGTTCGAGACCAAGGGCCTGACCAAGGCCTTCGGCGGCCTGATCGCGGTGAATTCGGTGTCCATCGGTTTTCGGGAGCGCGAGGCCCACGCCATCATCGGCCCCAACGGCGCCGGCAAGAGCACCTTCGTCAACCTGCTGACCGGGCACCTGCCGGCCTCGGGCGGGCACGTGATGTTCCGGGGCGCCGACATCACCCGGCTACCGGCCCACCGGGTGGCGCGCCTCGGCATCGGGCGCTCGTACCAGAAGACCAACATCTTCCCCAGCTTCACCTGCTTCGAGAATTGCCGTCTGGCGGCCCAGTCGCTGCTGACCACCTCGCTGCGCTTCCTGCGTCCCGCCACCGCCTACCGGGAGGTTTCCGCCAGGGCGTCCGAGGCGCTGGAGCGGGCCGGGCTGGACTCAAAGGCCGGGCGCATGGCCGGCACCATGTCCTATGGCGAGCAGCGTCAGCTGGAGATCGCCATGGTGCTGGCCACCGCGCCCCAGGTCCTGGTGCTCGACGAGCCGCTGGCCGGCATGGGCAAGGAGGAATCCGAGGGCATGGTCGGCCTGCTGCGGGATCTGGCCGAGACCTACACCCTGATCCTCATCGAGCATGACATGGATGCCGTCTTCGCCATCGCCAGGGTCCTGTCGGTGATGGTCAACGGCAGCTTGCTGGAAAGCGGGCCCTTAGAGCAGATCCGCGCCAGCAAGGCGGTTCAGGACGCCTATCTCGGCGACGGGGCGGAGGCATATTGA
- a CDS encoding fumarylacetoacetate hydrolase family protein yields the protein MTTHLFELALPAVAVKGEAALYPVRRVFCVGRNYAGHAREMGGDPNREAPFYFTKPADALVPGGGDIPYPPGTANLHHEIELVVALSRSVYKCTPDEASTAIFGYAVGLDMTRRDLQFAARDKGRPWCLGKAFEFSAPISPLVRADAPKLAGSITLEVNGQIRQSGDLNEMIWSVPEVIAHLSQYYHLGAGDLIFTGTPEGVGPVVAGDVLRGAIEGVGELEVHITPER from the coding sequence GTGACCACCCATCTGTTCGAGCTTGCCCTACCCGCCGTCGCCGTCAAGGGGGAAGCGGCGCTTTACCCGGTCCGCCGGGTGTTTTGCGTCGGGCGCAACTATGCCGGCCACGCCCGCGAGATGGGCGGCGACCCCAACCGGGAAGCGCCGTTCTATTTCACCAAGCCGGCCGATGCGCTGGTCCCCGGCGGCGGCGATATTCCCTATCCGCCCGGCACGGCCAACCTGCATCACGAGATCGAACTGGTGGTGGCGCTGTCGCGTTCCGTCTACAAGTGCACGCCCGACGAGGCGAGCACCGCCATCTTCGGCTATGCCGTGGGCCTGGACATGACGCGGCGCGACCTGCAGTTCGCCGCCCGCGACAAGGGGCGGCCGTGGTGCCTGGGCAAGGCGTTCGAATTCTCCGCTCCCATCTCCCCCCTGGTCCGCGCCGACGCGCCCAAGCTTGCCGGCAGCATCACGCTGGAAGTCAACGGCCAGATCCGCCAAAGCGGCGATCTCAACGAGATGATCTGGTCGGTGCCCGAGGTGATCGCCCATCTGTCCCAGTACTACCACCTGGGGGCGGGCGACCTGATCTTCACCGGCACTCCCGAGGGTGTCGGCCCGGTGGTGGCCGGTGATGTCCTGCGGGGCGCCATCGAGGGCGTGGGTGAACTCGAGGTCCACATCACCCCGGAACGCTGA
- a CDS encoding benzoate-CoA ligase family protein, with the protein MTSLNASSEHALDIPRDYNAATWFIDRHIKDGRSAKVAFIDADGSHTYAQLGEKVNRAGNALKSLGLHMENRIAMIMLDTVDFPSVFWGAIKAGIVPIPLNTLLTTGDYGYMLSDSRARVLVISEELFDKVEPILPDLPLLEHVVISGKNAHGHTLLSDMMAAAEPKLKTAETTRDDVAFWLYSSGSTGAPKGAVHLQRDLPATAVHYGQQVLGITEDDVTFSAAKLFFAYGLGNGMTFSLHVGATSVLLKDRPTPEAVMKILKDHQPTIFYGVPTLYGTILADPQYRRETASTRLRACVSAGEALPEDVGRRWEERFGAAILDGLGSTEMLHIFLSNRHGEVRYGTSGKAVPGYDLKIVADDGHELPQGEMGELVVRGPSSATAYWNQREKSLKTFRGEWTHTGDKYFVDDDGYYRYAGRGDDMLKVGGIWVSPFEVEAALISHEMVLEAAVVGEADSEGLVKPKAFVVLAPGETGSEVLKEQLQAYVKAKLAPYKYPRWIEFVEALPKTATGKIQRFKLRGSLSQM; encoded by the coding sequence ATGACGTCCCTCAACGCCTCGTCCGAGCATGCGCTCGACATTCCGCGCGACTATAACGCCGCGACCTGGTTCATCGATCGCCACATCAAGGACGGCCGGTCCGCCAAGGTCGCCTTCATCGATGCCGACGGCAGCCACACCTACGCCCAACTGGGCGAGAAGGTGAACCGGGCGGGCAACGCGCTGAAATCCCTGGGGCTCCACATGGAGAACCGGATCGCCATGATCATGCTCGACACCGTGGACTTTCCCTCGGTGTTCTGGGGCGCCATCAAGGCCGGCATCGTGCCCATCCCGCTGAACACCCTGCTGACCACCGGCGATTACGGCTACATGCTGTCGGATTCCCGCGCCCGCGTCCTGGTGATCAGCGAGGAACTGTTCGACAAGGTCGAGCCCATCCTCCCCGATCTGCCCTTGCTGGAGCACGTGGTCATCTCGGGCAAGAACGCCCATGGCCACACGCTGCTGTCCGACATGATGGCGGCGGCCGAGCCCAAGCTGAAGACCGCCGAGACCACCCGCGACGACGTGGCCTTCTGGCTTTATTCCTCGGGCTCCACCGGGGCGCCCAAGGGGGCGGTCCACCTGCAGCGCGACCTGCCGGCCACCGCCGTGCATTACGGTCAGCAGGTGCTGGGCATCACCGAGGACGACGTCACCTTCTCGGCGGCCAAGCTGTTCTTCGCCTACGGCCTGGGCAACGGCATGACCTTCTCGCTGCATGTGGGCGCCACCTCGGTGCTGCTCAAGGATCGTCCCACCCCCGAGGCGGTGATGAAGATCCTCAAGGACCACCAGCCCACCATCTTCTACGGCGTGCCCACCCTGTACGGCACCATCCTGGCCGATCCCCAGTACAGGCGGGAGACCGCGTCGACCCGCCTGCGCGCCTGCGTCTCGGCCGGCGAGGCCCTGCCCGAGGATGTGGGCCGCCGCTGGGAGGAGCGCTTCGGCGCCGCCATCCTGGACGGCCTGGGCTCCACCGAGATGCTGCACATCTTCCTGTCCAACCGCCATGGCGAGGTCCGCTACGGCACCTCGGGCAAGGCGGTGCCGGGCTACGACCTCAAGATCGTCGCCGATGACGGCCACGAACTGCCCCAGGGCGAGATGGGCGAGCTGGTGGTGCGCGGCCCCTCCTCGGCCACCGCCTATTGGAACCAGCGCGAGAAGTCGCTGAAGACCTTCCGCGGCGAATGGACCCATACCGGCGACAAGTACTTTGTCGATGATGACGGCTATTACCGCTACGCCGGGCGCGGCGACGACATGCTGAAGGTCGGCGGCATCTGGGTGTCGCCCTTCGAGGTGGAGGCCGCCCTGATCTCCCACGAAATGGTGCTGGAAGCCGCCGTGGTGGGTGAGGCCGATTCGGAAGGTCTGGTCAAGCCCAAGGCCTTCGTGGTGCTGGCCCCCGGCGAGACCGGCTCGGAGGTGCTGAAAGAGCAGCTTCAGGCCTATGTCAAAGCCAAGCTGGCGCCCTACAAGTATCCCCGCTGGATCGAATTCGTCGAGGCGCTCCCCAAGACCGCCACCGGCAAGATCCAGCGCTTCAAGCTGCGCGGCTCGCTGTCGCAGATGTAG
- the glp gene encoding molybdopterin molybdotransferase MoeA has product MISVEVARESLLAGIKPVGTEVIALSQATGRILAEDLTARVSHPPVAVSAMDGYAARAEDLAQVPRRLDVVGQSAAGAAFAGTVQPGQCIRIFTGAPVPEGADVVIMQENTRRDGDRVEILTGAPSGRHVRPAGLDFSIGDMLIPAGTIMGGRTIGLAAAMNVPNLLVRRKPRIAILSTGDEIVLPGDQPGPAQIVGSNGPGLAAMVTALGAEAIHLGIARDTRESLDSMIRAAAGADMLVTTGGASVGDYDLVQDALKDAGMNLGFYKVAMRPGKPLMFGDMKGVPVLGLPGNPVSAMVCAIIFLEPAIRALTGRSTVTQAINALLGRDLPPNDERMEFMRGTLERTDDGLVVALPFEQQDSAVMSGLARATCLVVRAPHAPTAQMGDMVQVIPLPATL; this is encoded by the coding sequence ATGATCTCCGTCGAGGTTGCGCGCGAATCCCTGCTGGCCGGCATCAAGCCGGTGGGAACCGAGGTGATCGCCCTGTCTCAGGCCACGGGACGCATCCTGGCCGAGGATCTGACGGCCCGGGTCTCTCACCCGCCGGTGGCGGTGTCGGCCATGGACGGCTATGCCGCCCGCGCCGAGGATCTGGCCCAGGTGCCGCGCAGGCTGGACGTCGTCGGCCAGTCCGCCGCCGGGGCGGCCTTCGCCGGCACGGTCCAGCCGGGGCAGTGCATCCGCATCTTTACCGGCGCGCCGGTGCCCGAGGGCGCCGACGTGGTCATCATGCAGGAGAACACCCGCCGGGATGGCGACCGGGTAGAGATCCTGACCGGCGCCCCCTCGGGACGCCATGTGCGTCCGGCGGGTCTCGACTTCAGCATCGGCGACATGCTGATTCCGGCGGGAACCATCATGGGCGGCCGCACCATCGGTCTGGCGGCGGCCATGAATGTTCCCAACCTGCTGGTGCGCAGGAAGCCCCGCATCGCCATCCTGTCCACCGGCGACGAGATCGTCCTGCCCGGCGACCAGCCGGGACCCGCCCAGATCGTCGGCTCCAACGGGCCGGGTCTGGCCGCCATGGTCACCGCGCTGGGGGCCGAGGCCATCCATCTCGGCATCGCCAGAGACACCCGGGAATCGCTGGATTCCATGATCAGGGCCGCCGCCGGCGCCGACATGCTGGTCACCACCGGCGGAGCCTCGGTGGGCGATTACGATCTGGTGCAGGATGCCCTGAAGGATGCCGGCATGAATCTCGGCTTCTACAAGGTCGCCATGCGGCCGGGCAAGCCGCTGATGTTCGGCGACATGAAAGGCGTTCCCGTTCTCGGCCTGCCGGGCAATCCGGTCTCGGCCATGGTTTGCGCCATCATCTTCCTGGAACCGGCCATCCGGGCGCTGACCGGACGGTCCACCGTCACTCAGGCCATCAATGCGCTGCTGGGCCGCGACCTGCCACCCAATGACGAGCGGATGGAGTTCATGCGCGGCACCCTGGAACGTACCGACGACGGTCTGGTGGTGGCCCTGCCCTTCGAGCAGCAGGACAGCGCCGTGATGTCCGGCCTGGCCCGCGCCACCTGCCTGGTGGTGCGCGCCCCCCATGCCCCGACCGCCCAGATGGGCGACATGGTGCAGGTCATCCCCCTGCCCGCCACCCTGTAG
- a CDS encoding ABC transporter substrate-binding protein codes for MEDCKGFSRRAVLRAGAVVAAGAGGFVPTRFAIGNTAKVKVGFLLPYSGTYAGLGEAITNGFKLALEERGGKLGGRDVQFIAVDDESNPAKGPENTNKLVTGETVDFVVGPVHSGVALGMVKVVRETGTIAVIANAGAGAATGPLCAPNIFRTSFTNWQTAFPMGKVAVDRGMKNVVTMSWKYAAGEEAVNGFEQGFTKAGGKVAKQILVPFPQEEFQANLTEIASLKPDGVFVFFAGSGALKFVKDYAAAGLKSIPLMGPGFLTDGVLKAQGDAAEGVLTTLHYADALDTPENTSFRAAYRKAFSKEADVYAVQGYDSAQLLFQGMGAVKGDAGAKAELIAAMEKAVIKSPRGTFTLSKAHNPVQDIYLRQVKGGQEVVVGVADKALADPAIGCKMG; via the coding sequence ATGGAAGATTGCAAGGGATTTTCCCGCCGCGCGGTATTGCGGGCGGGCGCCGTCGTGGCTGCCGGCGCGGGGGGCTTCGTGCCGACCCGTTTCGCCATCGGCAACACCGCCAAGGTCAAGGTCGGCTTTCTGCTGCCTTATTCCGGCACCTATGCCGGCCTGGGCGAGGCCATCACCAACGGCTTCAAGCTGGCGCTGGAAGAGCGCGGCGGCAAACTGGGCGGACGCGACGTTCAGTTCATCGCCGTGGATGACGAGTCCAACCCAGCCAAGGGGCCGGAGAACACCAACAAGCTGGTGACCGGCGAGACCGTGGATTTCGTGGTGGGACCGGTCCATTCGGGCGTGGCCCTGGGCATGGTCAAGGTGGTGCGCGAGACCGGCACCATCGCCGTCATCGCCAATGCCGGGGCGGGTGCCGCCACCGGGCCGCTGTGCGCGCCCAATATCTTCCGCACCTCGTTCACCAACTGGCAGACCGCTTTCCCCATGGGCAAGGTCGCCGTCGACCGCGGCATGAAGAACGTGGTCACCATGTCGTGGAAATACGCGGCGGGCGAGGAGGCGGTCAACGGCTTCGAGCAGGGCTTCACCAAGGCGGGCGGCAAGGTCGCCAAGCAGATCCTGGTGCCCTTCCCGCAGGAGGAATTCCAGGCCAACCTGACGGAGATCGCCTCGCTGAAGCCCGATGGCGTCTTCGTCTTCTTCGCCGGGTCCGGGGCGCTGAAGTTCGTCAAGGATTACGCGGCGGCGGGTCTCAAATCCATTCCGCTGATGGGGCCGGGCTTCCTCACCGATGGCGTGCTGAAGGCGCAGGGCGACGCCGCCGAGGGCGTCCTGACCACTCTTCATTACGCCGATGCGCTGGATACGCCGGAAAATACCTCGTTCCGCGCCGCCTATCGCAAGGCCTTCTCCAAGGAGGCCGATGTCTACGCGGTGCAGGGCTATGATTCCGCCCAGTTGCTGTTCCAGGGCATGGGAGCGGTCAAGGGCGATGCCGGCGCCAAGGCCGAACTGATCGCCGCCATGGAAAAGGCGGTGATCAAGAGCCCGCGTGGCACCTTCACCCTGTCCAAGGCCCATAACCCGGTGCAGGACATCTACCTGCGCCAGGTCAAGGGCGGCCAGGAAGTGGTGGTCGGCGTGGCGGACAAGGCCCTGGCCGATCCGGCCATCGGCTGCAAGATGGGCTGA
- a CDS encoding ABC transporter ATP-binding protein encodes MENVLDASGLHTYYGASHILHGVDFRVGRGETVALMGRNGMGKSTLLKSLLGIVSPRRGKVVVRGRDVTGLETSAVIRHGIAYVPEGRGMFHNLSVREHLVMAARKGWDGRADWTYERVLETFPRLAERLDNMGTHLSGGEQQMLSIGRALMTNPDLLILDEATEGLAPLIRREIWRVVRHVKDTGIATIVVDKNVGVLLDLADRHVILVKGEVVFDGGPQQLKSDSSILERHIGL; translated from the coding sequence ATGGAAAACGTCCTCGACGCCTCGGGCCTGCACACCTATTACGGCGCCAGCCATATCCTGCACGGCGTGGATTTCCGCGTGGGGCGGGGTGAGACGGTGGCGCTGATGGGCCGCAACGGCATGGGCAAGTCCACCCTGCTGAAAAGCCTGCTGGGCATCGTCAGCCCGCGCCGGGGCAAGGTCGTCGTGCGCGGCCGCGACGTCACCGGCCTGGAGACTTCGGCGGTGATCCGTCACGGTATCGCCTATGTCCCCGAGGGACGCGGCATGTTCCATAACCTTTCCGTGCGGGAGCATCTGGTGATGGCGGCGCGCAAGGGATGGGACGGACGGGCCGACTGGACCTATGAGCGGGTGCTGGAGACTTTCCCCCGTCTGGCCGAGCGGCTGGACAACATGGGCACCCATCTCTCGGGTGGCGAGCAGCAGATGCTGTCCATCGGCCGGGCGCTGATGACCAATCCCGATCTTCTGATCCTGGACGAGGCCACCGAGGGCCTGGCGCCGCTGATCCGCCGGGAAATCTGGCGGGTGGTGCGCCACGTCAAGGACACCGGCATCGCCACCATCGTGGTCGACAAGAATGTGGGGGTCCTGCTGGACCTCGCCGACCGTCACGTCATCCTCGTCAAGGGCGAGGTGGTGTTCGACGGCGGCCCACAGCAACTGAAAAGCGATTCGAGCATACTCGAACGACATATCGGGCTCTGA